A DNA window from Paenibacillus sp. HWE-109 contains the following coding sequences:
- a CDS encoding endospore germination permease — translation MSGTRKITALQLYFVLILSISITNHVLLIPVLLHYGKRDSWLGASLAMIPTLIWIILLYVVIKRSKQQNMMVWMKQRYGKVVVFLLKVVVIVIAVAHASVTLRDMVTWTNISYLPRTPPIMIGLAFLIFCFFAAREGMRAVAITSGILLPGVVLLGFFVMGANFQYKDYRLIMPLFTHGYAPTIKTMLLTCGSSFELISIVFLQHHAETRIRLRALLILGIIIVGLTVGPLMGAIAIFGPFEAADLRYPAFEQWRMVTLGKYISHLDFLSIFQWISGACIRMCMLMFLSVDVMGIPKKSTRTWVLLGLSLFFIVVCILPFTDNEMVMFIQDWYYPMMLVIGVGLLLVLLVLTILPVRRKEKATK, via the coding sequence ATGTCCGGAACTCGGAAAATTACCGCATTGCAATTGTATTTTGTCTTAATTCTGTCGATCAGCATCACCAATCATGTCTTATTAATACCAGTATTGCTGCATTACGGTAAGCGTGATTCCTGGTTGGGCGCCTCTCTCGCCATGATCCCTACATTGATATGGATTATTCTCCTCTATGTTGTGATTAAAAGGTCCAAACAACAAAACATGATGGTATGGATGAAACAAAGGTATGGGAAAGTGGTTGTATTCCTGCTTAAGGTAGTCGTTATAGTGATTGCCGTGGCACATGCTTCAGTCACTTTGCGGGATATGGTCACCTGGACGAATATCTCCTACTTGCCCAGGACCCCGCCTATCATGATTGGACTGGCTTTTCTCATTTTTTGTTTTTTTGCTGCTCGTGAAGGGATGAGGGCTGTTGCCATTACTTCGGGTATTTTACTGCCTGGCGTAGTTCTTCTAGGCTTTTTTGTGATGGGAGCTAATTTTCAATACAAAGACTACAGATTGATTATGCCGTTATTTACCCATGGCTACGCTCCGACCATTAAAACAATGCTGCTCACTTGCGGCTCTTCTTTCGAACTGATAAGTATTGTGTTTTTACAGCACCATGCTGAAACGAGAATTCGGCTGCGTGCTTTATTAATTCTGGGCATTATTATTGTTGGACTTACCGTAGGGCCACTGATGGGAGCCATTGCGATATTTGGACCTTTTGAGGCGGCTGATCTAAGATATCCTGCCTTCGAGCAGTGGCGCATGGTGACACTTGGGAAATATATTTCTCATCTGGACTTTCTATCTATTTTCCAATGGATATCAGGGGCTTGCATCCGCATGTGCATGTTGATGTTCCTGAGTGTGGATGTGATGGGTATTCCCAAAAAGAGCACCCGCACATGGGTTCTTCTTGGGTTAAGTCTGTTTTTTATAGTGGTTTGTATACTGCCATTTACCGACAATGAGATGGTGATGTTTATCCAGGATTGGTATTATCCTATGATGCTTGTGATCGGTGTAGGCTTGCTGCTTGTCCTGCTTGTGTTAACCATCTTGCCTGTGCGACGAAAGGAGAAGGCGACCAAATGA
- the helD gene encoding RNA polymerase recycling motor HelD: MAIEKEVREKEAQRVASVRAHIQQRIIELGETVDQRRSEATAIGRSFWDDISVNADNDDDLIETAASMAQQEHVLQGQERSYRLAQDALRKLQRVVDAPYFSRIDFKERGEQEREKIYIGLTSLIDAKTDEILIYDWRAPIASLFYDYPPGPATYRTPEMDVSGELMLKRQYIIKAGVLQDVFDTGISIGDEMLQQMLSRSADEKMHSIVTTIQREQNQIIRDDRHKVLVVQGAAGSGKTSVALQRIAYLLYKYRTTLSADNMILFSPNSLFSDYVSHVLPELGEATMQQTTFQDYLTHKLSDTGLQLEDPYDQLEFVLTGTEQDPAYATRLQSIQYKTSAAFLGVIEAYGEKFKQGGLRFLDLSVGKKVLITAEELNERFYAKDSILAIGERMEQLSEWMLEKLDAIQADAQKRFYRKMVREPKYLGTEPEMKKMSKIKAHKAIGPLKEKARKLAYVDVLGMYKDLYTDTELHQELMKQSGQVLPAEWEAISAFTSAALAEGTLHYEDATPLVYLKGLVEGQLRVGTIRYCLVDEAQDYSPFHYAYLKKLFPRARFTLLGDWNQGIFTHANAQASAAEGKSEYSSISELMKEEETETIRLVKSYRSTREIVDFASSVLPGGEPIEPFSRSGDSPRLRRAADETELSRLVAEAARVRRDGGASSISIICKTERETKSAHALLKPLLPGLARITKETLHYEAGVMILPAYLAKGLEFDAVILYDAGAAVYAEAKERKLFYTACTRALHHLDVFYQGELTPFLPIN; this comes from the coding sequence ATGGCGATAGAAAAGGAAGTACGGGAGAAGGAAGCGCAGCGCGTTGCATCCGTACGGGCCCATATCCAACAGCGAATTATTGAATTGGGGGAGACGGTGGATCAGCGCCGCTCCGAGGCGACGGCGATTGGCCGCAGCTTCTGGGACGATATATCGGTCAATGCCGACAATGATGATGATCTGATCGAGACAGCGGCGAGTATGGCCCAGCAGGAGCACGTCTTGCAGGGGCAAGAGCGCAGCTACCGCTTAGCGCAGGATGCGCTGCGGAAGCTGCAGCGCGTCGTGGATGCGCCATACTTCAGCCGCATCGACTTCAAGGAGCGCGGCGAGCAAGAGCGCGAGAAGATATACATTGGGTTGACCTCTCTCATCGATGCCAAAACGGATGAAATACTGATCTATGACTGGCGTGCGCCTATTGCGAGTTTGTTTTATGACTATCCGCCGGGTCCTGCGACGTATCGGACGCCGGAAATGGATGTCAGTGGTGAGCTGATGCTCAAGCGCCAATACATTATCAAAGCCGGCGTTCTGCAGGATGTGTTCGATACGGGGATCTCTATCGGAGACGAGATGCTTCAGCAGATGCTCAGCCGCAGCGCGGATGAGAAGATGCACAGTATCGTCACGACGATTCAGCGTGAGCAGAACCAGATCATTCGCGATGATCGGCACAAGGTGTTGGTCGTGCAAGGGGCTGCCGGCAGTGGTAAAACCTCTGTCGCCTTGCAGCGCATCGCGTATTTGCTCTACAAATACCGGACGACGCTCAGCGCGGATAATATGATATTGTTCTCGCCGAACTCGCTGTTCAGCGACTACGTTTCGCACGTTCTTCCAGAACTGGGCGAAGCGACGATGCAGCAGACGACATTTCAGGACTATTTAACCCATAAATTAAGTGATACGGGCTTGCAGCTCGAAGATCCGTACGATCAGTTGGAGTTTGTCCTGACAGGAACGGAGCAGGATCCCGCTTATGCTACGCGCTTGCAAAGTATCCAGTACAAAACATCAGCCGCTTTCCTCGGCGTAATTGAAGCCTATGGCGAGAAGTTCAAACAGGGAGGGCTTCGCTTTCTTGATCTATCCGTAGGCAAGAAGGTATTAATTACAGCGGAAGAACTGAACGAACGTTTCTACGCGAAGGATTCTATCCTAGCCATAGGGGAACGGATGGAGCAGCTATCCGAATGGATGCTGGAGAAGCTGGATGCGATCCAAGCTGATGCGCAGAAACGGTTCTACCGGAAAATGGTGCGCGAACCCAAATATCTGGGCACCGAACCGGAAATGAAAAAGATGAGCAAGATCAAAGCTCACAAAGCTATTGGGCCGCTCAAAGAAAAAGCGCGAAAGCTTGCTTATGTCGATGTCCTTGGCATGTACAAGGATCTATACACGGATACAGAGCTGCATCAGGAGCTTATGAAGCAATCAGGGCAGGTATTGCCTGCTGAGTGGGAAGCGATCAGCGCTTTCACATCCGCAGCGCTGGCTGAGGGGACGCTGCACTATGAGGATGCGACTCCGCTTGTCTACCTGAAGGGGCTTGTGGAGGGCCAGCTGCGCGTTGGCACCATCCGGTATTGCCTTGTGGACGAAGCGCAGGACTACTCGCCGTTTCACTATGCCTACTTGAAGAAGCTATTCCCCCGAGCACGCTTTACGCTGCTCGGCGATTGGAATCAAGGGATCTTCACGCACGCGAATGCTCAGGCGAGCGCTGCGGAAGGCAAGAGCGAATACAGCTCGATCAGCGAGCTGATGAAGGAAGAGGAGACGGAGACGATCCGTCTCGTCAAGAGCTACCGCTCCACGCGCGAAATCGTCGATTTCGCAAGCAGCGTGCTGCCGGGCGGCGAGCCGATCGAGCCGTTCAGCCGCAGCGGCGATTCCCCGCGCCTGCGGCGCGCGGCGGATGAGACCGAGCTGAGCCGCCTCGTGGCGGAGGCGGCTCGTGTCCGGCGCGATGGCGGCGCAAGCTCCATTTCGATCATCTGCAAGACCGAGCGCGAGACGAAGTCCGCGCACGCCCTGCTCAAGCCGCTGCTGCCGGGCCTCGCGCGGATTACCAAAGAGACGCTGCACTATGAAGCAGGCGTCATGATTTTACCGGCGTACCTCGCCAAAGGGCTCGAGTTCGACGCTGTTATTCTCTACGACGCCGGAGCGGCCGTCTACGCGGAGGCGAAGGAGCGCAAGCTGTTTTACACGGCTTGCACGCGTGCGCTGCATCATCTAGATGTGTTCTACCAAGGCGAATTAACCCCTTTTCTTCCGATCAACTAG
- a CDS encoding ABC transporter ATP-binding protein produces the protein MITVKHLRKTFQTPLVKEGKFAGLRTLFSRAYREKEAVRDVSFEIESGEFVGYIGPNGAGKSTTIKMLTGILHPTSGEVLIHGYSPQKHRRRVVAQLGVVFGQRSQLWWDLPVKDSYEILTAMYRVEESVARRRLGELTELLELKELLDTPVRKLSLGQRMRADLAASMLHDPDILFLDEPTIGLDVVAKRNIRGFLHTLNREFGKTILLTTHDMDDIEQLCKRVIVINHGQIGYDGSIQELRNRIGLPTMMKVTYRGEIQVPASWELPFQIVEQEANRLTIACNRQELKAMDVLRIVSNWGEMDDVHMEEPEFEEVIHGVYK, from the coding sequence ATGATAACCGTTAAACACTTACGTAAAACTTTTCAGACCCCGCTGGTGAAAGAAGGCAAGTTTGCAGGCCTAAGAACGCTGTTCTCACGAGCCTATAGAGAGAAAGAAGCTGTGCGCGATGTCAGCTTCGAGATTGAATCTGGCGAGTTCGTCGGGTATATTGGACCTAATGGTGCCGGGAAGTCGACGACGATCAAAATGTTAACCGGCATCCTGCATCCGACTTCGGGCGAGGTGCTGATTCACGGATATAGTCCGCAAAAACATCGCAGACGCGTCGTAGCCCAGCTCGGTGTTGTGTTTGGCCAGAGAAGCCAGCTATGGTGGGATTTGCCTGTGAAGGATTCCTACGAGATTCTGACGGCGATGTACCGGGTAGAAGAGAGCGTTGCCCGCCGCCGATTAGGGGAATTAACCGAACTGCTTGAGCTGAAGGAGCTGCTGGATACGCCTGTTCGCAAACTTTCGCTTGGTCAGCGAATGCGAGCTGATCTGGCCGCTTCCATGCTGCATGATCCGGATATTCTGTTTCTGGATGAGCCTACGATTGGCTTGGATGTCGTGGCCAAACGGAATATTCGGGGATTTCTTCATACATTGAATCGCGAATTTGGCAAAACAATTCTGTTGACCACCCATGACATGGATGACATCGAGCAGCTATGCAAAAGGGTCATCGTGATTAATCACGGTCAAATCGGGTATGATGGTTCCATTCAGGAATTGCGCAACCGCATCGGGCTGCCTACGATGATGAAAGTGACTTATCGAGGCGAAATTCAGGTGCCTGCAAGTTGGGAACTACCCTTTCAAATTGTAGAGCAAGAGGCGAATAGGCTGACCATTGCCTGCAACCGGCAGGAGCTTAAGGCCATGGATGTTCTGCGAATCGTTAGCAATTGGGGCGAAATGGATGATGTACATATGGAAGAGCCTGAGTTCGAAGAGGTCATCCATGGCGTATATAAATAG
- a CDS encoding ABC transporter permease, protein MISVKLYMLLIKASLRSRMQYKFNFFFSTAMASCVHICEFLMVALVMMRFGNIKGWTLYEVCYLYGVMMISRAIYRTLASDVHHLEKYLVSGDLDALLIRPVPVLLALMTQNSQLLIAEIGQGLILLYIAIQALLASGQIGWVVIPLTGLMIISGAIILFAIGLATAAAGFWLTRIESLQNMTEDASQTAARYPLSLYPKWLQGALLLVVPVGFVNYIPTLYVLRHQGGIGMLLGTAAVAAASLWLAIRFWKLGLSRYQSTGS, encoded by the coding sequence ATGATCTCGGTCAAACTGTATATGCTCCTCATCAAGGCGAGTTTGCGCAGCCGAATGCAGTATAAATTTAATTTCTTTTTCTCAACGGCCATGGCCTCTTGTGTGCATATCTGCGAGTTTCTGATGGTTGCGCTGGTCATGATGCGTTTTGGCAATATCAAGGGGTGGACTCTGTATGAAGTTTGCTACTTATATGGGGTCATGATGATCTCCCGGGCGATTTACCGCACGCTGGCGTCGGATGTGCATCATCTGGAAAAGTATCTCGTTTCAGGGGACCTGGATGCGCTGTTAATCCGACCGGTTCCTGTTTTGCTGGCTTTAATGACCCAGAATTCACAGCTCTTAATTGCCGAAATCGGGCAGGGACTGATTCTTCTCTACATTGCGATACAGGCTCTCCTAGCAAGCGGTCAGATAGGTTGGGTTGTGATTCCATTAACGGGGTTAATGATCATCTCGGGTGCGATTATTTTATTCGCCATCGGACTGGCGACAGCGGCTGCGGGCTTCTGGCTGACGCGCATTGAATCGCTGCAGAATATGACCGAGGACGCGTCGCAAACAGCTGCCAGGTATCCGTTATCCCTCTATCCCAAATGGCTGCAGGGCGCGTTATTGCTGGTGGTTCCGGTTGGCTTCGTCAATTATATCCCGACGTTGTATGTTTTAAGACACCAAGGCGGCATCGGCATGCTGCTCGGTACGGCGGCGGTGGCCGCGGCTTCCCTGTGGCTTGCGATTCGGTTCTGGAAGTTGGGATTATCCCGCTATCAAAGCACAGGCAGTTAA
- a CDS encoding ABC transporter permease gives MLFAVLARKAYARNLQYRGSHLLHNAVSAVFGFIYASIWTGLGSDASLGQYGAKGIVGYIAFNQAILWITQFTTKGLGLEQSVRTGQIAIDLMRPVHLFYQTMSREWGQIYYQFLYKFIPIYALYYFIFSLQLPKQVLVYGWTVVALILAAYISICMNYLIGVAALWTTESRWFYWVNYSFSMLLSGFFIPLEWLPSWLRTISFYTPYPYLLYYPTRIYLQLEHGTVVLGALSWSIGFTCVCLAVTQGVRRKLEVQGG, from the coding sequence ATGCTTTTCGCGGTTTTGGCGCGCAAGGCGTATGCAAGGAATTTGCAGTATCGCGGTTCACATCTGCTGCATAACGCAGTGAGTGCGGTATTCGGTTTTATTTATGCCAGCATTTGGACGGGACTGGGCAGTGATGCTTCACTAGGTCAGTATGGCGCCAAAGGAATTGTTGGATATATTGCCTTTAATCAAGCGATTCTGTGGATTACGCAGTTCACAACAAAAGGGCTCGGGCTTGAACAATCTGTGCGAACGGGTCAAATCGCTATCGATCTCATGAGGCCCGTACACCTGTTCTATCAGACGATGAGTCGAGAATGGGGCCAAATCTATTATCAATTTCTCTACAAATTTATCCCGATTTATGCCCTCTATTATTTCATCTTCTCTTTACAGCTTCCCAAGCAAGTTCTCGTTTATGGCTGGACAGTCGTTGCTCTGATCTTGGCCGCCTATATCTCCATTTGCATGAATTATTTGATTGGTGTTGCCGCTCTCTGGACCACGGAGTCCCGTTGGTTTTACTGGGTGAATTATTCTTTCAGCATGCTGCTGTCCGGCTTTTTCATTCCGCTGGAATGGCTGCCATCCTGGCTTCGCACGATCAGCTTTTATACACCATATCCGTATTTGCTCTATTACCCGACTCGTATTTATTTACAGCTTGAACATGGAACCGTTGTGCTCGGCGCTCTTTCTTGGAGCATCGGGTTTACTTGCGTCTGTTTGGCCGTTACCCAAGGTGTACGCAGGAAATTGGAGGTGCAGGGCGGATGA
- a CDS encoding LTA synthase family protein — translation MHLNLKPRNRLPKRTKKTRPARLGATISFLLFMIGLPLISVAGMELLERGSFTNTIQWIMSNQAFYFLNVGLSFCLLALVFSFVGSLAISGSITTLLLGLMALISYMKVKMIGEPFFPWDILLNKESMDIASLVTGKAALLRIGAVALAVIVVLLLRWVLPRVTLPVISRIGLGLFSLYALYAFGVKTPLAGKILDHAGVNEIVWNQQENYANNGLALAFTLNVKNSIVPKPETYSDQSIAAVAASLEQPTGSVQKASKASISADSLNGKKPNVIFVMSEAFWDPTLLPNVKFSEDPLPTIHRLQKESTSGYLLSPQFGGGTSNVEFEVLTGNSMSLLPGGSIPYQQYVSKPVPSLASYFAEQGYKSMGIHSYEGWFWNRNTVYKDLGFQSFKSSEHFENPETKGYFISDAEVARSIIDEVDKTPDPMFIYTVTMQNHGPYDDPRYGENQFKAEGNLTPAAKSILETYTQGAHDADQSLQMLIDHYKDSSEPTMIVFYGDHLPMLGLDYQVYKEAGFIQSSNPSEWSLEEVKKMHSIPLVMWSNFDQPKQDIPLLSDSFLGAHVLDMLQMTKPANFALNAQLAAQVPGLLSNLVVDADQSLHTKVPDSTKSLLEDYRNVQYDLLFGKQYLASYIDHEYLSKSVQASYNAEFNDPDSALRAEGGSSTPSEAKPVSAQ, via the coding sequence ATGCACTTGAATTTGAAGCCCCGGAACCGTCTTCCGAAAAGAACGAAGAAGACGAGACCAGCCCGTCTGGGAGCGACGATTTCGTTTTTGCTGTTCATGATTGGTTTGCCTTTAATATCCGTAGCAGGTATGGAGCTCTTGGAACGCGGCTCTTTCACAAATACAATCCAATGGATCATGTCTAACCAAGCTTTTTACTTCTTAAATGTGGGACTGTCTTTCTGTTTATTGGCTTTGGTATTTTCTTTCGTAGGGTCTTTGGCAATTTCAGGGTCAATTACGACGCTGCTGCTCGGGCTTATGGCTTTAATTTCGTATATGAAGGTGAAAATGATTGGGGAGCCTTTCTTCCCATGGGACATATTGCTCAATAAAGAAAGTATGGATATCGCTTCACTCGTTACGGGGAAAGCCGCATTGCTGCGAATCGGCGCCGTGGCGTTGGCCGTGATCGTTGTTCTGCTGCTTCGTTGGGTTTTACCGCGCGTCACCTTGCCGGTGATTAGTCGAATCGGTTTGGGGTTGTTTTCGCTCTATGCCTTGTACGCGTTCGGGGTGAAGACACCGCTTGCTGGTAAAATACTTGATCACGCAGGAGTCAACGAGATTGTGTGGAATCAGCAAGAAAACTACGCCAATAACGGTTTAGCGCTGGCTTTTACACTGAATGTCAAAAACTCCATCGTTCCTAAGCCCGAAACGTATAGCGATCAGTCGATCGCAGCAGTAGCTGCAAGTTTGGAACAACCAACAGGAAGCGTGCAAAAAGCGTCCAAAGCTTCCATCAGTGCGGACTCCTTGAACGGGAAGAAGCCGAATGTTATCTTCGTTATGAGCGAAGCGTTCTGGGACCCGACTTTGTTGCCAAACGTCAAGTTTAGCGAAGATCCGCTTCCAACGATCCATCGGTTGCAAAAAGAGTCCACTTCAGGTTACCTGCTGTCTCCACAATTCGGGGGCGGTACCAGCAACGTAGAATTTGAAGTTTTGACTGGCAATTCCATGAGTTTGCTGCCTGGCGGATCCATTCCATACCAACAATATGTCTCTAAGCCAGTGCCGAGTTTGGCAAGTTACTTTGCTGAGCAAGGCTACAAAAGCATGGGGATTCACTCTTACGAGGGTTGGTTCTGGAATCGGAATACGGTGTATAAGGATCTGGGATTCCAGTCTTTCAAGAGCAGTGAGCATTTCGAGAATCCTGAGACCAAAGGGTACTTTATTTCGGATGCAGAGGTTGCCAGATCGATTATTGATGAAGTAGATAAAACGCCAGATCCGATGTTTATTTATACGGTCACGATGCAGAATCATGGCCCCTATGATGATCCGCGATACGGTGAAAATCAATTTAAAGCAGAGGGCAACCTGACGCCTGCAGCCAAAAGCATTCTGGAAACCTACACGCAAGGCGCACATGATGCCGACCAAAGCTTGCAAATGCTGATTGATCATTACAAGGATTCCAGCGAGCCAACGATGATTGTCTTCTATGGGGATCATTTGCCAATGCTTGGACTGGATTATCAAGTTTATAAAGAGGCAGGATTTATTCAAAGCAGCAATCCCAGCGAGTGGTCGCTGGAAGAAGTGAAGAAGATGCACAGTATCCCGCTCGTCATGTGGTCGAATTTTGATCAGCCGAAGCAAGATATTCCGCTGCTAAGCGATTCTTTCTTGGGCGCACATGTGCTGGATATGCTGCAAATGACGAAGCCGGCGAACTTTGCTTTGAATGCCCAGTTGGCTGCCCAAGTGCCAGGTTTGTTGAGTAATCTGGTAGTGGACGCCGATCAGAGTCTTCATACCAAAGTTCCTGATTCTACGAAGTCCTTGTTGGAGGACTATAGGAATGTCCAATACGACTTGCTCTTCGGCAAGCAGTATCTGGCCTCCTATATCGATCACGAATATTTGTCGAAGTCGGTTCAAGCCAGCTATAATGCGGAGTTCAACGACCCCGATTCTGCGCTGCGAGCCGAAGGTGGAAGCAGTACGCCCTCGGAAGCCAAACCTGTGAGTGCACAGTAG